CATGAGAGCCTGGCCCTCGGCGCGGCTCCAATTGCCGCTCTTGTCGGCGAGCAGCTTGAGGTTCGAATGCGCTTCGAGCCCGGCGTCGACGCCGGCGCGACGTTCAATCTGGGCCGACTGGCCGATTGGCCCTTCCATGAGGACCAGATTGCCGCCGCTCGGGAGGCGCTTCGCCATTTCCTCGGCGATGATCCTGCCGCCTTCGCGATCGTCGACGATAATCGACGCGGTATAGTTTTTCGACGAGGTTTTGAGCGCCGAGACGATCACCGGGACCTTTGCCTCGGCCGCCTTGTCGATGGCCGGCGCGGAAGCTTCGAGATCGAACGGGGCCATGATGATCGCATTGAACTGCTGGGTCAGCGCCGTATCGATCTGGTTGGCTTGGATAAGCGGATCGTATTTTCCATCAAAAACCGTGATCTCGACCTTGCCCTCCTTTACGGCAGGGTGGTTCTGGATCTCTGTGGACCAGGCCTTCATGTATTCGCCTGCCTCGCCGAAAGAAAGTGCAGCAATACGGATCTTCTCTTGGGCTGCGGCGAGGTCCGCACCAAGCAGCATCGTCGAGGCTGCGATCGCGGCAATGAACGTACGTCTGTTAATCATATTCTCCTCCGATTTTTTTGTTGCTATTGGCAACGATTACTTGCGTATCTGGTCTGCGATCACGGCTAAGACTATGATGGCTCCTTTCAATAGTTGCTGGTAATATGACGACACGCCCATCAGATCCATCCCGTTGTTGATGGTGCCGATGATCAATGCGCCGAAGAGGGTCCCTACGAGTGAGCCGCGTCCGCCCGAGAGGCTCGTGCCGCCGATCACGACTGCCGCGATGGCGTCGAGTTCGTAGCCGATGCCCGCCTGCGGCAGTGCCGCCGTCGTGCGGGCCGTCAGCACAAGTCCGGCAAGCCCGGCGAGCAGACCGCAGATCACGTACGTGGCAGCGATGATGGTACGGGTCGAGATGCCGCTGGTCCTGGCCGCTTTTTCATTGCCGCCAACGGCGTAGACGTAGCGTCCAAAAGTCGTCCTCGAGAGCGTGAGCCAGCCAATCAGGAACACGGCGAAGAAAATGAGGACGGGGACAGGGAGGCCAAGGACGTTTCCGCTGCCGATCCACCGCAGGGAAGCGGTAAGGTTAGCGATCGGCCTGCCGTCGGAATAGATTAGAGTGAGGCCCCTGGCCATGCTCAGCATTCCGAGCGTCGCAACAAAAGGCGGCACGTTGATCCGGGCGATGAGAACCCCGTTCGCGAGGCCGACGACGGCTCCGGTACCGAGCGCTGCAAGAATACTCCAGATCACAAGGTGCTCGTTCCCGGTTGTCACCAGGTTGGCTGCCATCATTCCGGCGAGTGCCATGACCGATCCGACCGACAGGTCGATGCCCTTTGTCAGGATGACGAACGTGACGCCGATGGCGAGAATGCCGTTGATGCTCGACTGGCGAAGAAGGTTGAGCCAGTTGTTCCAGGTGAGGAAGTACTGGTTCAGCGAGGTGAAAAGCACGCAGATTGCGAGAAACACCAGAATGATGCTGAAGGACTTTATGAAGTCCTTGGTGATCTCGGCTTTCCTGCGCTCCGACGGAGTGCCGGTGGCGATCTTGGTGATGTTAGCGTTCATTTGACTCGTCCTAAATCCTGCCGCGACACCGGCAGCAGTAGCTTGCCGAACCTGAGGGAGCGCAGACTCCTCAACTTGCGAGCTCCATGATCATTTGCTGGGTGGCGCCATGGCCGTCGATGACGTCGACCAACGTTCCTGCCTTGAAAATCGCGATCCTGTCGCTGACCTGGAGGATCTCCGGAGCCTCGGACGACACGACGAGAACACCGTGACCCTTGGCGGCGAAGTCCCGCAGGAAGGCGTAGATCTCCTGCTTGGAGCCTTCGTCGATGCCGCGGGTGGGCTCATCGCAGATCAGAAGTCGGGGATTGGTCGTCAGGCATCGCGCGAAGACGACCTTTTGCTGGTTTCCGCCGCTCAGATTCTCGACCGCAAGCTCGGAGGAGCTGGTCTTGATCCGCTGGGAGCGGATCATCTCCTCGACGACTTCGCGTTCCTTCTGCTGCTTCACGAAGCCGCTGACCGCCATCAGGGAAAGGGCGGAAAGCGTGATGTTGTGGGCGATCGAAGACGACAGGACCAAGCCGCTGTCCTTGCGGTCCTCGGACACCATCGCCATGCCCATCTTGATCGATTCACGCGGCTTGCCGCGCGGAACCGGCCTTCCTGCAAGCATCACCTCGCCGGATGTCGGCGTCTCCATCCCATAGACCGCCTCCAGGAACTCGGTCCGGCCGGAGCCGAGGAGGCCGTAGATTCCGAAAACTTCGCCGGCGGCGACGGAGATCGAAATGTCCTTGAATTCGCTCTCGCGGGACAGGTTGCGGACTTCAAGCAAGATGGGAGCACCTGCGTTCGGACGCTCTTTCTCGACGACCTTGACCTCACGCCCGACAATATGAGTGACAAGCTCCTTGCGGGTGGTCTCCTTCATGGAGCCGCTTACGATGTAGTTGCCGTCGCGGAAGACCGTGAACTCGTCCGCAATCTCGAAGATTTCTGAGAGCTTGTGTGAAACGTAGATAATGCCCGAGCCACGATGCTTCAGACGATCGATCGCCGCGAACAGGATGTGGGCTTCGTGCTCGCCGATCGCGGAAGTCGGCTCGTCCATGATGACGATATCCGCATCGAAGCTCAGCGCCTTGGCGATCTCGACCAACTGGGTTTCGGCGAGGCTGAGATTTGACATACGGGCATTGGCACGGATCGGGAAGCCGATGTCGTCCAGGAGCTTCTGCGCTTGCGTCTCTAATAGGGCAAAATCGATGAAGGCCCCAAGACGTTTTGGCTCCCTTCCGAGATAGATGTTCTCGGCGACAGTCATTTCCAGAACCGGAGAAAGCTCCTGGGTGATGATGGCGATGCCGTGATCGAGCGCCTCGCTGGCGGAGCGGAAATCGACCACTTCACCCTTAATCTTGATGCTGCCCTCGTCCCTGCGCAGAAGACCCATAACGATGTTTAGGAAGGTGGACTTCCCAGCCCCATTTCCCCCGCACAAGGCGTGGACGCTCCCCGGACGAAGCTTCAGGTGCCCGTTACGCAGTGCCGGAACGCCATGAAACGCCTTCGCAACACCATCCGCCTCTAGCAGAAGACCGTTTCCGGTCGTCGAGTGTAGTGTGGTGTCGAATGTGACACTTCCCGTCGTCATAAAACCTCCCAAGGCCAACTCCTCATCAGCCTCGGAAGAAGGTATAAGGTCATACCTATTTTGACAAGCGGTTTTTTTCCCTTTATTCAAACAGCGAGACGGAAGGGGTTTTTCAATGATCATTGATGTCGCAGCCGATCCCGCAGCGGGGATCACTTCAGCTGTCGAGGCGCTCGGGAGGGGCGATGTGATCGCGGTGCCGACCGAGACCGTTTACGGGTTGGCCGCCGACGCGACTAATGAAGCCGCGGTATCCCAAATTTTCGATATTAAGCGTCGACCGGGTTTCAACCCGCTTATCTGCCACTGCTCCGATCTTGAGATGGTCAGCGAATTCGCGACCCTGGATCCGGTCAGTCTCCGTCTTGCGGAAAGGTTCTGGCCGGGGCCGATGACGTTGGTGCTCAACTCGAACCCCGGCAGGCTTCCATCCGTGACTACGGCCGGCCTGACCACCGTCGCCATCAGAATTCCCATGGGATTCAGCAATGGCTTGATCAGGTCCTATGGAGGGCCGCTGGCCGCCCCCAGCGCCAATATATCGGGAAGGGTGAGTGCGACGACAGCAGCGCACGTCGAGAGCGAATTCGGCGATGGAGTACCGTTGATACTCGATGGTGGCCCAACGAAGATCGGCGTCGAGTCCACTATCCTGAGGGTCCGCGAAAATGGCATCGAGTTGCTTCGTCCTGGCGGCCTGCCGATCGAGCTCGTCGAGCATGCTGCAGGTCTTCAAGTCAGCGCCCCAAACCTGTTCCGCAAAGTGCTCGCACCGGGAATGCTGACATCGCACTATGCTCCGCGCGCGATGGTCAGGCTGAACGCCACGGGCGTCGGGCCAGGCGAGACGCTCCTCAAGTTCGGCGATGCCATTGTTCCGGGCGAAGGGGCCTGCGCACGCGTTTTCAACCTGAGTCCGGAGGGCAGTCTCGAGGAGTTTGCGGCGAAATTGTATGCGACCCTCAAAGAGGCCGACGATGCCGGCGCGGAATCCATAGCAATCGTTCCCATACCGGACGAGGGCTTGGGGCTGGCGATCAACGACCGACTCCGGCGAGCTGCGGCGCCGCGAACCTTGACACTCGGCGAACTCGAGCAGGCGGCGGTTCGAAATAGGGAAGCCAGGTGATGCGAAGTTTCGGCGAGGGGGCCATGGATTGTCCCCGGCGCCCGGCCACCGAGCAGTTTCTTGACGTGACGCACGTCCTTCCCGCATCAAGGCAGCGCGTTCAGGTGGAATGGCGACCCGACGCGTGGCAGACGCCCGGCAGTTGCCAAGCGTCTTGAACTGCGGCCGTAGCCGTCACATCAGGCCGACGACATCGTGGGGTACGTAGGGAGCTTCAAGCCGCTGGATTTCGTCGTCGGTCAATTTGACGGCCAGAGATCCCACCGCATCCTGCAGATGGCTTGGCTTGGTAGCTCCGATGATAGGGCAGGTCACGCCCTGCTTTTGCAGCACCCACGCCAACGCTATTTGCGCTTGAGGCAGGCCGCGTTCCACGGCGATCTTGGCAACTTCGTCCACCACGACCCGATCTGCGGCCGCGGCCTTCTCGTAGAACCTGCCGGTGACGTTGTCCGTTTCCGCGCGTTTGGACTGAGATCCGCTTCCCTTCGTGAGAATACCGCGTGCCAGCGGGCTGAACGTCATCACGCCGATGCCTTCGGCACGGCACAGCGGCAGCATCTCGCGTTCCTCCTCGCGATAGATAAGATTAAGATGAAGTTGCATTGATGCGAACGCAGCCCAGTTGTTGCGCTTTGAGATCTGGATCGCCGTTGCGAACTGCCACGCGTACATGTTGCTCGCGCCGATGTAGCGAACTTTGCCCGCCTTTACCACGTCATTGAGCGCCTCGAGCGTCTCCTCGATGGGCGTTTCGCTGTCCCAGAAATGCGTCTGGTACAGATCGATGTAGTCCGTTCCCAGGCGACGGAGACTGTTGTCGACCTCGGACAGGATTGCTTTGCGCGACAGGCCGGCGCCGTTCGGGCTGGCGTTCATCCGCCCGAAAACCTTGGTTGCCAAAACAATTTCATCACGCCGGCCGTGTTCCTTCAACAGCTTGCCGACGATCTCCTCGCTGGTGCCGTCGGAATAAACGTTCGCCGTGTCGAGGAAATTGATCCCGGCATCCAGCGCCTGCTGGAAAAGCGGCCGCGCCTCGGCTTCGGCAAGCGTCCACTGGTGATTCCCCCTTTCAGGTTCTCCAAAGCTCATACAGCCCAACGCCAAACGCGAGACCTTAAGTCCAGTCGCTCCTAAGCGAACATATTGCATGTTTTCACTCCCTAAGGTATGAGGTATGACCACCTCTATCAGAGACAGGGCTGGGCGTCATTAGAAATTTTTGCGGAATGTTACCGCTCTTCTCAAAATAACAAAAAATATGTGACTTTGTAATTTCCGCTTGTGATTTTTAAAAAAGCGCACGACATTGGCCACCATCGAGAAGATCATACCTCACACGTTATGGGAGGAAGAGTTGACAGCAGTTTCGGTCCGCGATCTGGCAAACGCTATCCGCGTCCTATCAATCGACGGCGTGGAGGCGGCCAATTCCGGTCACCCTGGAATGCCGATGGGCATGGCCGATGCGGCGGCCGTTCTGTTCGGCAAGCACCTCAAATTCGATGCGAGCGAACCCGGCTGGCCGGATCGCGACCGGTTCGTGCTGTCGAACGGCCATGGCTCGATGCTGCTGTACAGCCTTCTCCACCTAACCGGTTACAAGGAAATGACCATTGAGGAGATCCGCAATTTCCGCCAGTGGGATTCGAAAACGCCGGGCCACCCGGAATACGGCCACACCGCCGGCGTCGAGACAACGACGGGGCCACTAGGGCAGGGCATTGCGTCCGCGGTCGGCATGGCTATCGCGGAGCGGCGCCTGGGCGCGGAATTCGGCACCGCGCTCGTCGATCACCACACCTATGTCTTCTGTGGAGACGGATGCCTCATGGAAGGCGTCGGCCAGGAAGCTGCCTCGCTGGCGGGCCATCTTCAACTCGGCAAGCTGATCGTCCTCTATGACGACAACTCCATCACGATCGACGGTTCGACTGCGATAGCGTTTTCGGAAGACGTGCTTGCGAGGTTCGATGCATACGGATGGCACACGCAACGCGTAGATGGCCATGACGCTGAAGCAATCGACGCGGCGATCTCGAACGCGAAAGCGGAAACATCGAGACCGTCCCTCGTCGCGCTGAAAACCATCATTGGGTTCGGTTCTCCGTCAAAGGCAGGAAAGAGCTCGGTGCACGGCGCGCCGCTGGGCGCGAGCGAAGCCGCCGCGACAAAGACGGCCTATGGCTGGACGGCAGATCCTTTCGAGATTCCAACGCCGATCCTGGAAACATGGCGCGCGATCGGCGCGAAGGGCGCGAAGTCCCGCAGAGAGTGGCAAGCGCGGCTCGAAGCAGCGGAACCTGACGTCAAAAGCGAGTTCGAGCGTCGCACCGCGGGATCGTTGCCGCCGCATTACGAGGAGACGGTGAACGCCGCCAAGGCGAATCTGCTCGATAGGCCGCAATCAGTGGCCACGCGCAAGGCAAGCCAGATCGCCCTGGAGGCGCTGACGGAGTTGCTTCCCGAAATGATTGGCGGCTCGGCGGACCTTACCCACTCGAACTTGACGCGTGTTCCGGCCGTCGACAGCGATTTCACCGCCGTTAGAAGCGGGCGTTATGTCAGCTATGGCGTGAGGGAGTTCGCAATGGCCGCCGCAATGAACGGCATGGCGGTTCATGGCGGCTTCATACCGTATGGCGGCACGTTCCTCGTATTCTCGGACTATTGCCGCAACGCCATTCGCGTGGCGGCTTTGATGGGCGCGCGCTCCATCTTCGTGATGACGCATGATTCCATCGGTCTCGGAGAAGACGGCCCGACCCACCAGCCCGTCGAGCATCTTGCCAGCCTCAGGGCGATGCCGAACTTGCATGTGTTCCGGCCGGCGGACACGATCGAAACGCTCGAATGCTGGGACATCGCGATAACCAGCAAGAACACGCCGTCCGTCCTGGCGCTATCGCGGCAGAATGTTCCCCAGCTCCGCTCGGAACGCGATGGCTCCAATCGCTGCGCGCGAGGAGCCTACGTGCTGCGGGAAGCCAGCAGGGAACGCGCGGTCACGCTCATCGCGACTGGAACGGAGGTAGTGCTTGCGATCCAGGCCGCCGAAGAGCTCGAAGCGAGAAATATTCCAGCCGCGGTCGTCTCGATGCCGAGCTGGGACCTCTTCGAAAAACAGGCCAGGGACTACCGGCACGCGGTGCTGGGGGACGCGCCACGCATCGCGGTGGAAGCGCTCTCGAAGTTCGGCTGGACCAGGTATGTGGACAGCGAAGACGACGTGATTGGGATGTCCGGCTTTGGCGCGTCCGCGCCGGCGGAGACGTTGTACGAAAAATTCGGAATTACCCGTGACGCGATAGTCGCGCGCGCAGTTGCAAGGGTGAGGGGCGAAGAATGAGCACTCCGGCAACTCTCGCCAGCGACGAAGCCTCCTTCCAGCACGAGTCGGTCGATGAGTACCTCTCGACATGGGCGGGTGAGGACCGGTCGCGACAGCGCGTGACGGCACTTATCAACGGGGTCTTGGACGCAGCATGTCTTCTGTCGGAGCGTATTGCGACCGGTTCGCTGGAAGGCGATCCGGCGCGACTTGTCGGTTCCAATTCCGACGGAGACGCGCAAAAGGCCATCGACGTTGCTTCGCATGCGTTGTTCGTCGAGATTCTGGAACGGGCAGGGGCCGGACGGATCCTCTCCGAAGAGGCTGACGAGCCTGTTGTGTTCAAGGGTTCGGGGTTCGGTGTGGCTATCGATCCGATCGATGGTTCAGGCAACGTCGGACTGGGCGCCCCGGTGGGCACGCTCTTCTCGATCATTCCATTCACCGAAACTGAAGACCCGTTCTTGACTTCTGGCAGGCGGCAGGTCGCCGCCGGATATGTCTCCTTCGGCAACACGATCGACCTCGGCTTCTCCGTCGGAGACGGCATGCTGCTTGCGACGATGCATCCGCAGACCGGCGAGTTCTTGATTGTGAGAAGGCAGGTCCGGATACCGCCAGACACCTCGGAACTCGCTTTCAACGCTTCCGTTCACCGCCACCTTCAATCTGGTCTCAGCCTGTATGTTCAGGACTGCCTAGCGGGCAGCGCGGGATCGCGCGGCCGCGATTTCAATATGCGCTGGCTGGGATCGGCAGTCGGAGAGCTCCACCGGATACTGCTCAGGGGCGGTGTTTTCTTCTACGCCGCCGACAAACGACCGGGGTACCAAAATGGACGGCTTCGCCTGGTGTACGAGGCAAACCCGATCGCGTTCCTGATGGAGCAGGCCGGGGGGCGGGCGACGGACGGCACTTCGGCGATCCTGGACAAGGTCCCGACCTCCCACCATTGCCGCACGCCGCTTGTCTTCGGTTCGGCGACCGAGGTCGATCTTATCGCGAGCTATCTCAATTCCAATCCAACCAGCGAGTGAGATTTCATGGCCAGGATCACTCTCCGCCAACTGTTGGACGACGCCGCCGAGCACGGATACGGCGTCCCGGCGTTTAACATCAACAACATGGAGCAGGCGCTCGCCATCATGGAAGCGGCCGATGACACGGATTCGCCTGTCATTCTGCAGGCGAGCCGCGGCGCGCGGGCATATGTGAACGACATCATGCTCAAGCACATGATGGATGCGGTGACGGAAATCTATCCGCATATTCCCGTTTGCGTCCATCTTGACCACGGAAACGAACCGAGCACCTGCGTCACCGCGATTCAACACGGCTTCACTTCGGTGATGATGGACGGGTCGATCCGTGCTGACGGGAAGACGCCGGCGGACTGGGACTACAACGTAAAGGTCACAAAAAGCGTCAGCGAGACGGCCCATTGGGCAGGCGTTTCGGTGGAAGGGGAACTTGGGGTTCTGGGCTCGCTCGAGACCGGCATGGGCGAAGCCGAAGACGGGCACGGTGTCGAAGGTAAGCTCGATCTGCATCAGCTTTTGACCGATCCCGACGAGGCCGCGAAATTCGTCGAGGAGACGAAGGTGGACGCGCTCGCCGTCGCAATGGGCACCAGCCATGGAGCCTACAAGTTCTCGCGCCGCCCGGACGGGGACGTCCTAGCGATGGATGTTATCGAGGCGATCCACCGAAAGCTGCCGAACACGCATCTTGTCATGCATGGTTCCTCGAGCGTCCCGGAGGAATTGCAGGAAATCTTCAATAGCTTCGGCGGCCGGATGAAGCCGACTTGGGGCGTGCCTCTCGATGAAATCCAGCGGGGCATCCGGCATGGCGTCCGAAAGGTCAACATCGACACCGACTGCCGCATGGCCATGACGGGGCAGGTACGCAGAGTGCTTGCAGAAGACCCGACGGAATTCGACCCCCGCAAGTACTTGAAGCCCGCAATGACGGCGCTTTCGAAGCTCTGTCGCGAAAGATTCGAGGCCTTCGGAACGGCCGGACGCGCGAGCTCGATCAACGTCATCCCACTTGCAGAAATGGCGAAGCGGTATCGGGCAGGCTCGATATAGGCCGAGGCAACGGCGATTTAGAACGGAGATGTTTGTGAAGCGGGACGAGCGCAGGCAGCAAATCATCGACATGCTGGTCGAGAACAAGACCGTCGGTCTCGACGAGCTTGCCGATCACTTTGCGGTCTCGAAGATGACGATCCATCGTGACCTCGACGACCTCGACCAGGAAGGAGTTTTACGGAAGGTCCGCGGTGGAGCGACGATCGACGCTGGGACGAGGTTCGAAAGCGACTTCAGAATTCGCGCGCGCCAAGACAACGCAGCCAAGATCGGAATGGCGCAGGCCGCTTTGGAACTGGTCGAGCCGGGTATGACGGCGGTGCTCGGCGTGATGCTGCCGCAGAAGCGGCCGCTCACCCTAATCACCAACAATGCGGAGATCATGGAACGGCTGAAAGGCGAGTTCGGCATAACGCTGATAGCTCTCGGCGGCATGTATTCGGCGAAATTCAACGCTTATCTCGGCATCGTCACCGAGGATGCGCTTTCTCGGTTGAGGGCGGACATCGCCTTCATTTCAACCCCCGCCATGAGCGGCAGGATCGCCTATCACATGGACGACAATGTCGTGCGTGCGAAGCGCGCGATGATTTCGTCGTCGGCCAGGGCCTGCCTCTTGGTCAACCACCAGCGATTCGGCCACACCGCCTTGAACGTGCTGGCAGACGTAGCTGAGTTCGACGCGGTTATCACCGATCGCGCGCCTGGGACTGCTGTTCTGGACGAATTTGAACGGGCGGGTATCAAGCTCACCATTGCATCGACGCAGGATCCGACATGACCGGCAAATCGCGCTTCTGGATTGGCACCAGCTGGAAGATGAACAAGACGCTTGCGGAGGCCGAGCACTTTGTGCGCGGCCTCAAGGCCGCAGATGCGACGCATGATCCGCGCATCCAGCGTTTCGTCATTCCGGCTTTCACCGTCCTTCGCGAGGTCAGGGCAATGCTCGCCCAAACCTCCGTGAAGGTCGGCGCGCAGAACATGCACTGGGCCGACCAGGGCGCTTGGACGGGCGAAGTCTCGCCGCTGATGCTGAAGGACTGCAATCTCGATCTGGTCGAACTCGGCCACTCTGAGCGGCGTGAACACTTCGGGGAGACCGACGAAACGGTGGGCTTAAAGACCGAAGCCGCCGTCCGGCACGGTCTTATTCCGCTGATCTGCGTAGGTGAGACGCTGAGGGACCGCGACAGCGGTAACGCACCGGAAGTCCTGGCCGCCCAGGTACGCGGCGCGCTTTCGAAATTGACCGCTTCGCAGAAAACGGCCGAGGTCCTCCTTGCCTACGAGCCCGTCTGGGCCATCGGCGAGAAGGGCATCCCGGCAACCGCCGAGTACGCAGGTGCGCGTCAGGCCGAAATTATAGCTGTCGCCGAAGAGGTGGTCGGCCGAAAGGTCCCCTGCCTCTATGGCGGGTCGGTCAATCCGCAGAACTGCGAAGAACTGATTTCGAGCCCGCACATCGACGGGCTGTTCATCGGCCGTTCGGCATGGAACGTCGAGGGGTACCTCGACATCCTTGCGAAATGCGCCGCCAAACTCCGAGGAGAGAGAGAATGAAGGTTGCCATTGCAGGAGACAGCGCAGGCGAAGGTCTCGCCAAGGTGCTGGCCGAACACCTGAAAGGTCGCTTTGACGTGTATGAAGTCTCGCGGACCGAGGCCGGTCCCGATCGGTTTTACGCCAATCTGTCGGAGCGCGTCGCCTCTGGCGTGCTCGACGGCACATACGACAAGGCCATTCTCGTTTGTGGAACCGGAATTGGCGTCTGCATCGCAGCGAACAAGGTTCCGGGCATCCGCGCCGCCCTGACGCACGACACCTATTCCGCCGAGCGTGCTGCCCTTTCGAATAACGCGCAGATCATCACATTGGGTGCTCGTGTGATCGGGCCGGAGCACGCTAAGTCGATCGCCGAAACGTTTCTGGGCAAGACGTTCGACGAAGGCGGCCAGTCGGCGGGCAATGTCAGGGCGATCAACGACCTGGACAGCAAGTATCATCCCCGCGCGCCAAGCTCGAGCAGATAGACGTCGAACTGGGGGGACGGCGGCGAGCGCCTCGGGCAATTGGTCACGCGCGAGGCAAACCCTGAAGCAATATGGGGTGAGCACATTTGCTCCAAGTCGATGCCGTCGAGCAGGTAACAGAGATATCTCATGTAGGGAGGCGGCAGTGCGTATTGGGGCATTAAGAGAACGGTATCCAGAGGAAGCGAGAGTAGCGCTGACTCCCGAATCTGCCGTCCAATTGAGAAAATTGGGCCATAATTGCTTGATCGAGGCGGGAGCTGGGAGCAGGTCGGGTATTTCAGATGATGCATATCGCTCCGTGGGCGTAGAGGTCGTGCCTGACGCGAGGGCTCTCATAGCAGCTTCCGATGTCGTCGTGAAAGTTCGCAGTCCCGAAGGGGATGAAGCGAAGAGCCTGAACGATGGTCAAACGCTGATTTCCTTCCTGTGGCCGGCCCAGAACCCGGATCTTCTCGAGACCTTTCGGGACAAGAACATCACGGCCGTTGCCATGGACATGGTGCCACGCATCTCCCGTGCACAGAAAATGGACGCGCTGTCCTCCATGGCCAACATCGCCGGGTATCGCGCCATCATTGAGGCGGGCAACCAGTTCGGCCGCTTCTTCACTGGCCAAGTGACGGCTGCTGGCAAAGTGCAGCCGGCAAAG
This DNA window, taken from Sinorhizobium fredii NGR234, encodes the following:
- the fba gene encoding class II fructose-bisphosphate aldolase (catalyzes the reversible aldol condensation of dihydroxyacetonephosphate and glyceraldehyde 3-phosphate in the Calvin cycle, glycolysis, and/or gluconeogenesis), with the translated sequence MARITLRQLLDDAAEHGYGVPAFNINNMEQALAIMEAADDTDSPVILQASRGARAYVNDIMLKHMMDAVTEIYPHIPVCVHLDHGNEPSTCVTAIQHGFTSVMMDGSIRADGKTPADWDYNVKVTKSVSETAHWAGVSVEGELGVLGSLETGMGEAEDGHGVEGKLDLHQLLTDPDEAAKFVEETKVDALAVAMGTSHGAYKFSRRPDGDVLAMDVIEAIHRKLPNTHLVMHGSSSVPEELQEIFNSFGGRMKPTWGVPLDEIQRGIRHGVRKVNIDTDCRMAMTGQVRRVLAEDPTEFDPRKYLKPAMTALSKLCRERFEAFGTAGRASSINVIPLAEMAKRYRAGSI
- a CDS encoding DeoR/GlpR family DNA-binding transcription regulator, which produces MKRDERRQQIIDMLVENKTVGLDELADHFAVSKMTIHRDLDDLDQEGVLRKVRGGATIDAGTRFESDFRIRARQDNAAKIGMAQAALELVEPGMTAVLGVMLPQKRPLTLITNNAEIMERLKGEFGITLIALGGMYSAKFNAYLGIVTEDALSRLRADIAFISTPAMSGRIAYHMDDNVVRAKRAMISSSARACLLVNHQRFGHTALNVLADVAEFDAVITDRAPGTAVLDEFERAGIKLTIASTQDPT
- a CDS encoding triose-phosphate isomerase; amino-acid sequence: MTGKSRFWIGTSWKMNKTLAEAEHFVRGLKAADATHDPRIQRFVIPAFTVLREVRAMLAQTSVKVGAQNMHWADQGAWTGEVSPLMLKDCNLDLVELGHSERREHFGETDETVGLKTEAAVRHGLIPLICVGETLRDRDSGNAPEVLAAQVRGALSKLTASQKTAEVLLAYEPVWAIGEKGIPATAEYAGARQAEIIAVAEEVVGRKVPCLYGGSVNPQNCEELISSPHIDGLFIGRSAWNVEGYLDILAKCAAKLRGERE
- a CDS encoding RpiB/LacA/LacB family sugar-phosphate isomerase — protein: MKVAIAGDSAGEGLAKVLAEHLKGRFDVYEVSRTEAGPDRFYANLSERVASGVLDGTYDKAILVCGTGIGVCIAANKVPGIRAALTHDTYSAERAALSNNAQIITLGARVIGPEHAKSIAETFLGKTFDEGGQSAGNVRAINDLDSKYHPRAPSSSR